A single region of the Stegostoma tigrinum isolate sSteTig4 chromosome 8, sSteTig4.hap1, whole genome shotgun sequence genome encodes:
- the czib gene encoding CXXC motif containing zinc binding protein isoform X1, with the protein MRLQETKGVTTRITTSRKLICEEGRMVKFGLQFKATLENISNVRPEGDDFRWYLKLKCQNCGELSDKWQYITLMSSVPLKGGRGSASMIQKCKLCSRENSIDILKDTIKPYNADDSEKFKTIVHFECRGLEPVDFQPQAGFAAEGTESGTKFSEINLLEKDWNDYDEKIKESVGIYEVTHQFVKI; encoded by the exons ATGCGTTTGCAGGAGACGAAGGGCGTGACGACCCGCATTACGACAAGCCGTAAACTGATTTGTGAGGAGGGCAGGATGGTG AAATTTGGGCTTCAGTTCAAAGCAACTTTGGAAAATATTAGCAACGTGCGGCCGGAGGGAGATGATTTCCGCTGGTACCTGAAG TTAAAATGTCAGAATTGTGGAGAATTGTCTGATAAGtggcagtatatcacattaatg AGCAGTGTTCCACTCAAAGGTGGGAGAGGAAGTGCCAGTATGATACAGAAGTGCAAACTGTGTTCAAGAGAGAACTCCATTG ATATTCTGAAGGATACCATCAAACCTTACAAT GCTGatgacagtgaaaagtttaaaacTATAGTACACTTTGAGTGTCGAGGCTTAGAACCAGTGGACTTTCAACCACAA GCTGGATTTGCTGCAGAAGGGACAGAGTCTGGAACAAAATTTAGTGAGATCAACCTGCTGGAAAAG GATTGGAATGATTATGATGAGAAAATTAAGGAATCTGTGGGAATCTATGAAGTCACTCATCAATTTGTTAAAATTTGA
- the czib gene encoding CXXC motif containing zinc binding protein isoform X2, which translates to MRLQETKGVTTRITTSRKLICEEGRMVKFGLQFKATLENISNVRPEGDDFRWYLKSSVPLKGGRGSASMIQKCKLCSRENSIDILKDTIKPYNADDSEKFKTIVHFECRGLEPVDFQPQAGFAAEGTESGTKFSEINLLEKDWNDYDEKIKESVGIYEVTHQFVKI; encoded by the exons ATGCGTTTGCAGGAGACGAAGGGCGTGACGACCCGCATTACGACAAGCCGTAAACTGATTTGTGAGGAGGGCAGGATGGTG AAATTTGGGCTTCAGTTCAAAGCAACTTTGGAAAATATTAGCAACGTGCGGCCGGAGGGAGATGATTTCCGCTGGTACCTGAAG AGCAGTGTTCCACTCAAAGGTGGGAGAGGAAGTGCCAGTATGATACAGAAGTGCAAACTGTGTTCAAGAGAGAACTCCATTG ATATTCTGAAGGATACCATCAAACCTTACAAT GCTGatgacagtgaaaagtttaaaacTATAGTACACTTTGAGTGTCGAGGCTTAGAACCAGTGGACTTTCAACCACAA GCTGGATTTGCTGCAGAAGGGACAGAGTCTGGAACAAAATTTAGTGAGATCAACCTGCTGGAAAAG GATTGGAATGATTATGATGAGAAAATTAAGGAATCTGTGGGAATCTATGAAGTCACTCATCAATTTGTTAAAATTTGA